The Pan paniscus chromosome 23, NHGRI_mPanPan1-v2.0_pri, whole genome shotgun sequence genome includes the window TAATGCGGGtacaaatactaaataaatatgaTCTTAGTGTTTTGCCAAAAGGAATTAACATGTTTTTAATGGGTCACAAATTCAGAAAGGGGTTGGACCTGGTGGGATGGGTTGGTGAGGCCCAGAGGCTCCACTTCAAGTGCAGTACTGGACATCCCCTTCCAGTACGGGAGGTCTGACTTGTGCACAGTCAAGCCCAATACTGGCACAGCCACAGGCCAGGGATGGAGGCTTATGAGTCCACTGGAAAACAGGGAGGACTGAGTCCAGGGTCTCAAGGGTTTAGTAGTGAGGGCTCCTGTGAAGAACCCTTCACTCAGTGGTGTTCATTACCGGCCCCTTCCTTAGTATGTTCCAGGCCCTGAGGATGTACCTTGCATGCTCTGACCCTTTGAACACCAAAGAAATAAGCAAGGAGATAACAGATGCCCCAAAGAGATGAATGGTGTCATGAGATCTGGGGGCTGGGACCTTGTCCAGCCTAAAGGTATAAGTACCATGGATGAGCAGTGTTTTATTTAATCAGCAACTAGAGATTTCCTGAGGTTTAACTGGGAAAGCAGGTTCATATACTACAAGACACCAGGTGCTTCACAttgcttctctttatttttaacagtttctTTACAACAGTCTACACAGGGATTAACTCCTACATGTACTTCCCAAGCCAGAATCTCCCTTTAGAAATTCAGATTCTATTTCTAACTCTATAAGATGTATCTCCCCAAAGATCACATTAACTCCTCAAGTCAACATCTGCCTACCCCCAACTTCCCCTTTTTTTCCTCACTGAACATTTGTCTGAATGTTTTTTCCTCACTGAACATTTTTTCCTCACTCACACTGAACATCTGTCTGAAACTGTGGCTGCTTTGTTGCTTCAAGATGCATGCACATCCTGGCTTTAGTGTCCAAGTATGCAGAATGAAGCATTTGATATGTGCACCCAGCTAGTTACGCATGAAACAGGGGCACAGGATGGGCTCTGGGTCATAGAAGCTTCTGTCCCCACAGTGAGGACAGGGGTTGGCACTAAGCCAGACCATGCTGGGCCGCCCCAACTCACACAGCAACTCCCTGAGCCTGGCATGCAGATAGGCAAGCCTTTCCAGGTGGAAGGTACCATGGACGTACTCATAACTCTCCAGGGGGACAGGATACAGCACGTGGGTCAGATTTCTCAGCCCGATGAGGTGCTGCAGGAGACTCTGCAGGGCAGATATGGAGATGGAATTCCCGTAGAAGCTTAAGGTCTTaagctgggaacagtggctcagggAAGGCAGGAGGGCAAGGAGCTGATCATCCGTGATCCTACACTCATCAAAGACCAGGTCCTGGAGGGTGGCAGAGGCTCTCTCCAGCAGAGCTTGGAGGGGCTCGGGACTTACATCGGTCAGCATGACCCCACTTAGACTCAGGACACTTAGCTGACTGACGCTGGGACTCTGGGACAGATGCATCACATCCCCTTCCGAAAGCCGGCAGTTAGTTATTGAGAGGGTTTCCAAGGGGTTCACCATGTGCCTGCAAATAGACAAAGCAGTTAGTGCTGGGGAATGGTGGTAGTGGGGTGGGGAGACTGGAGAGAGGCCCGTTTCACCAAAACCCAAAGTCTTCCTGATGATGGTTAACCGCCAGGATGCCGTGCTGTAAAGGAGCATTCAAGGAGTACAAGTTCAGGTTTAgtcctttctccatcatttgcTACGTGGGTCAAGTAAACAAAGATCTCAAACACTCCCTTGGCTGATCTGTGAGGCAGGGTCCAACACAGACCTCTTAGGTGGTGTGAGCATGAATTGAATTGAGAGCCTGATTTGATGTCTCAAGCAAGGAAAGGCATCAGTGAATTTTAGTATTTGAAGATACAACTGAAAATACTTTCTTTCAACTCGGGCTTCCTTCTGCCACTGCCTGGGCCCCAGTCACCTCTATCTCTGTGCCTGATGAAGCTACTAGGGAGTATTCACAGTGGACAAACTGGGGCAAGGTCAGCAACGTCCAAAGGGGGTTCCCAGGCTGCAGGGCTACCTTAGGTCACTGTATCATCAGCAAACCACCTATCAATTTTTGCAATTTCTCTGTTGTTCCTTCTCCCACATCTCCAGAATCCTGCATTTCCCACCTATTACCTTAACTGGAATTCTAAATCACCCTTTACAGACAGGAAATTTGAGGCAGGTTTAGAGGGAGCAGCTCATGTTGAGAAGCTGGTGAGCGCACAGCTTACAATTTCAAATCTCACCTTTGATGGGCTTTCCCTTCTTCAATGCCCTCCTTGCTTATTTTTGATCATCTTAGGCATCACGTCCTAAGGAAGAATGCCTAAAGCCACCCTTGCCAGGCCCCAACCTCCCATTACAGAGTTTTCTAACAAGGAGTCACTGTTAATAGCATCTATCCTAATGTATATCTCTAACCCTTATGAGTAGTAGTTATGTGATACCATGCTTGGGGACAGTGGTGAACAAGACGTGTTAACTGGTAGTGACTTGCTCACTCTTGCATTATTGGTGGCTGGCACATACAAGATATCCTTTATTGTGTACTGCAATAAGGAAGGGCTTGCTCTGGTCTGCAGAGAAATCTCACCATCCCTCACCTGAGCAACTGATCCAGGCGGCctctaaggaaaaataaagagtCCATATAGAGAGCCTGCAGGCACTGCAGACTGAGGAATTGAGAGGTGAACTGGGCGATATACTGCTCTTCCTTCTCCGGGGAAATGTAGGAAGACGCATGGATGTGGGAGACGAGGAGTCTACGCAGATTAATCATCTGGCCCAGGTAAGGAGAAAATTTCGCCAAGGTGGGTAGCTTCCAGGTACAAGTCACTTCCAAATCTTCAATAGAGTCCAGCTGCACCATTTTCAGGATCATCTTGATATCCTGCATGGGCATTGCAAAAATCTTCAGCTTCTTACAGCACAGGCGTAGTACATCTTTCTTTTGCTTCACTTTCTCAACGAGGTAGGAGAACAATTCATCACAGGCACCTTCCTTGAGGAACAGGTCTACGAGCACCTCTACTGGAATGAAGGGCTGCTCTGCCTCTGTGCTCAAACCATCTACTTTTCGCTTCTTTGTCATGGGCTGAGCTGCTTCTGGCTCTGGAAATGAGTACAGACTGGCCCTGTTTCCAGACCATACAGTCCAGAAGTCCTGATGAGAGTTCTTCCGTAAATCCAGCACTTGAAGTTTCCACCTCCTGTGGGGAAAAACAGGTAATTAGCTGAGATGATGCTTTAAGATCAACTCAAAATAAGACCGTGAGTCTCATAATGTAGGTAAGAACCAAACAGACATCCACCTTAGATCTGCACTTTTACTTCGTACTTCAGGCATCAGCTGCTCCCTTTCCCACTAGGATCCTGGGATCCTTCCTGGTCCCCAATTCCCACCCCACCAGGAGGAAGCAGGTGCATGTTCCTTCAGACACCTCTGCATTTTAATCAGTGCCCCATGTCCAGAAGCCCATTCCAAGAGTGACCCCTGCAGTAGCCCCAAGGCCTCCCTGAACTTCCTTGCTGGCAACCATCAGAGCCTCTGGCCCAGCCTTAGGCGCTCCATGCTCCCTGACCCCAGCTGCATCCTGCTCAGGTTCCCAGGGCCCCACACCAAGCTGCTAGGTCACCCTTACCTGGGGCGAACCTCCTGGGCAAGGAGCACATCAAGTCCATCAAGCACAGCTTTGAAGGTCTCCGGGTCAAGATGTTGTCCCTTCATCAGCACTCCCAGAGGGAGGCAGGTGAAGGGCCAGGCCTGCACCATTGCCTTCAGGGTCTGGCTGTGTCTCCCGTCAAAGGCTGCCATGAAGAGTGGCGGGAAGAGCTCCCTCGGCAGCAACTCCAGGGCGGCAATGGCCAGGGCCTCATCCTCCAGCAGGCTCTGCCCTGCCAGCTCCACAAGTCTCCGTGGGCTTGTCCACACACTCATGCTCATGTATCGGCTCTGAATGGAACCCTGAGGAAACATACAGGGAACGAGGCATCCCTTTCAGCCCAAGCATAAGCAACTCTATCTTTTCCTCACCCTTCTGAAGGACCAACTTAGGGCCAAAGTCACTGTGCTAGCAACAGCAGGGGAGTTCTCAGTTTACCCCGATTCCACTCTGCACTCGGTGGCCACAAAGCCACAGCTCTGCTGGCACCAGGATGAACATCTCATCAAGTGTAGAGGAGGGGACAGGACGGCCACTGGCACCATCCTGTATCTACCCACTACTCTATTTAATTCTAGTCCCCCTGGGAAGTGAGAACTAAGGAGCCTGAGGGCTGACCCTGCTCATTTTGGGAAAAAGTTTCTGATGATCACTCAAAGGCAATTCAAATGGGAGTGTCACATAGCCCAGGACAGCATCCTTCTCTGCTCCAACAAATAAGCCAGATGGGAAAGATGaggaacacacacacaatgcataATGGATGCCATtatgtttcattaaaaaattttaaatgagaaactACAGAAGCAGCACAACAGTATTACACAGcaattggaagtaaaataaaaaaaaaaacattctgagACATGTATTTTAAGTGCGTCTCTTTTACGTATATTAAGAGTTACTACTTTGACATGGAAATCAGCGGAGCAAACACTTCACAGTAAAACAAAGCCTGGTTCTTTTCTCCCAAAACATTagttttaaaatggagaaataaaaattgtgtatatttatggtgtacaatatgatgctctgaaatatgtatacattgtagaatagGTAccttaagctaattaacatacgtATGATCTCACAtatgtgtggtgagaacacttgaaatatactcttagcaattttcatgtatacaatacattattaactacagtTACCATCTTGTATACTAGATATCTTGAAAAAGCCTCCACCctccagcacagtggctcatgtctgtaatcccagcattttgggaggccaaggtgggagaatggcttgagcccaggagttcaagaccagcctgggcaacacaaggagacctcatctctattaaaaaaaaaaaaaaaaaaaagaaagaaaatgtctttaattCCAAAgcatctgaaaagaaaaagaaaaaaatctatggaatattttttaaccttttagttaaaatggaatattttttaacCTTGTAGTTAAAAAAAAGCCTAACTAGTAaatcactgatttaaaaaatcataaatgatGCAAATTATAATTGCTTGCCACATACTATTTAAATTGtaataaagtaaaattcaaagtagatgtcttttattttccaaaaaaaaaaaaaaagccgtttaagaaattatttttaacatatacaAAATGGCAGAAATCAAAATGTTTGGGAttcaatataaataataaatgttccaGGTAATGGTTATACTAATTACcataatttgatcattacacactatATATGCATAAACTGAAatttcacatgtaccctataaatatgtacaattattgtgtATCAATTAAGAAATCAATCCAATagccaaagaaaaatgtttgggATTAAGGCAAAACTACATTTAGAGACAAGAACAAAGCCTGTTCCTttgtaaggaaagaaaaaggaaaaccatcTAAGCAGCATTGGCCCTCATGGCCCGTGGAGACCCTGAGGTGACAGTAGAAGGAGGCAGTGGCCATAGCCTGAGGCTCCCGACTCACCAGACCCAGCTGTGGTGCAGAAGCCATCTGCCCAGACCTCTGGGAAGACCACAACATTGACTCCATGGCCTCTGGGTCCCTCCTCTGGCCCCTCTGAAGCTATTACAGGCCTTTCTGGGCATACCTCCCCTTTCAACTCCACGCTGCCAATGGAAGAGCCAAATCTAATTACATTCCTGGATCTCCAGCCAGTGAATCCTGATGGGGTTTTTTACTTACTTCAGGTTCAACTGATTGAATGGGACGTCCatttacaaaaaggaaagaaaaagtgaacAAAATCACCCAGAGAGTATAACTGTTAGGGGAATTTTTGGCCACATCAAAATTACCCAAATATTCCAGTTAAGATAGCTTTATGAAGAGCATCATGACAtcacccctccccactcccaaacAATCCCCAAGTATCAAATTGTCACTTATACCCCATGTTCCCTAACACAGCAAATCACATGCCTAtccagggagaaagggaggaacaaCAGAGGGGTGGCTGGTCTTCCAGACTTTGAAAGTCAAGGCTGTCCTGAAGGAAGGTGGGTCAAAATTACACTACAATTAGG containing:
- the LOC100976375 gene encoding melanoma antigen preferentially expressed in tumors, translating into MERRRLRGSIQSRYMSMSVWTSPRRLVELAGQSLLEDEALAIAALELLPRELFPPLFMAAFDGRHSQTLKAMVQAWPFTCLPLGVLMKGQHLDPETFKAVLDGLDVLLAQEVRPRRWKLQVLDLRKNSHQDFWTVWSGNRASLYSFPEPEAAQPMTKKRKVDGLSTEAEQPFIPVEVLVDLFLKEGACDELFSYLVEKVKQKKDVLRLCCKKLKIFAMPMQDIKMILKMVQLDSIEDLEVTCTWKLPTLAKFSPYLGQMINLRRLLVSHIHASSYISPEKEEQYIAQFTSQFLSLQCLQALYMDSLFFLRGRLDQLLRHMVNPLETLSITNCRLSEGDVMHLSQSPSVSQLSVLSLSGVMLTDVSPEPLQALLERASATLQDLVFDECRITDDQLLALLPSLSHCSQLKTLSFYGNSISISALQSLLQHLIGLRNLTHVLYPVPLESYEYVHGTFHLERLAYLHARLRELLCELGRPSMVWLSANPCPHCGDRSFYDPEPILCPCFMRN